The following proteins come from a genomic window of Nitrosopumilaceae archaeon AB1(1):
- the bioD gene encoding dethiobiotin synthase — protein MSTYFITGSDTAVGKTMVTAGIANLMINDGMDVGVMKPFAAGTTSKTDPTSDMKILMDAARSTDLLDSVCPQYYEIPASPYTACKKLGTKPDVSLVMREFENLKQRYEILLIEGMGGIMTPILEKYYVADLIRDMKSKVIITVGNKIGSLNHSIMTCRMCAEYELDVLGIIISQNDKMGYEPYELKSDLEEITRKKVIGIVPWLDDTKFTNVAKE, from the coding sequence ATGTCAACATATTTCATCACAGGTTCGGATACGGCAGTAGGAAAAACTATGGTCACAGCAGGAATCGCCAATCTGATGATAAATGATGGTATGGACGTAGGAGTAATGAAACCATTTGCTGCTGGAACGACATCAAAAACAGATCCAACATCGGATATGAAAATATTAATGGATGCTGCACGATCAACGGACTTGCTCGATTCTGTATGTCCTCAGTATTATGAAATCCCTGCATCACCATACACTGCGTGTAAAAAATTGGGAACAAAGCCAGATGTGTCATTAGTAATGAGAGAGTTTGAGAATCTCAAACAGAGATATGAAATCTTACTAATTGAGGGAATGGGTGGGATCATGACACCAATATTGGAGAAATATTATGTTGCAGATTTGATAAGAGATATGAAATCTAAAGTGATAATAACGGTTGGAAATAAAATTGGGAGTCTTAATCATAGTATAATGACATGTAGGATGTGTGCAGAGTATGAACTAGATGTTTTAGGAATTATAATATCACAAAATGATAAAATGGGTTATGAACCGTATGAGTTGAAGAGTGATTTAGAAGAGATTACACGAAAGAAAGTGATTGGGATTGTACCATGGCTTGATGATACAAAGTTTACAAATGTGGCAAAAGAGTGA